The Arthrobacter oryzae DNA window GCCTGCCGCCGCCCTGGTGTCAGCGCTGGCACTGGCGCTGTCCGCTTGTACCGGAGGAGGCAGCGCGCCCCCCACAGGCAACGCGGGTTCAGTCACCGGCGGTGACCGGGCGGCCCGGGAACCACAGGTGCTTGAGACCGTCGAAGGACTGCGGCTGCCATGGTCAACCGTGTTCCTGCCCGACGGCACGGCCGTGATCTCCGAACGTGACAGTGGAGAACTCAAATCCGTCAAGGACGGTTCAACCACTGTTCTGGGCAGCATCCCCGGGGTTGTGCCCGGCGGAGAAGGCGGCCTCCTGGGGCTGGCCGTCTCTCCGAACTACGACTCCGACAAGTCCCTGTTCGCGTACTTCACGGCCCAGGCGGACAACAGGATTGCCCGGTTCACACTGTCAGAGCCGGAAACGGGGGGTGCGTTGAGACTCGGCGGGCCTGAGACCATCTTCTCCGGCATCCCGAAGGCCTCAACCCACAACGGCGGGCGTATCCGTTTCGGACCGGACGGGCACCTTTACGTTGGAACCGGCGATTCACAACGCCGCGACCAGCCACAGGATCCGAACGCGCTGGGCGGGAAGATCCTCAGGATCACCGCCGAGGGCAAGCCCGCCCCGGGTAACCCGTTCGGCGACAACCCCGTCTACAGCCTCGGCCACCGGAATGTTCAGGGCCTCGACTGGGATGACGCGGGCAGGCTCTGGTCCAGCGAATTCGGACCGACCGTGGATGACGAGCTGAACTTGATCCAGCCGGGTGGAAACTACGGCTGGCCGGAGGTTACGGGCGCGCCGGGCAGGCAGGGCTTCATTGACGCCAAGGTGGTCTGGCCGTCCACCGCTGAATCTTCCCCCAGCGGCCTCGAGATCGTGGGGACCACGGCATATCTCGGAGCGCTCCGGGGCCAGCGGCTGTGGGCCGTTCCGCTCGATGGTGAAAATGCCGGGAATCCTGTGAGCCATTTCACAACCAGATACGGGCGCATCCGGGACGTTTCCTTGGCCCCGGACGGCACTTTATGGATGCTCACCAACAACCAAAACCCTGATTCTGCGCTGATTTTGGCGCTTCCTCGCTAGTCAGGCAGTCCAGTCAGGCGTCGATTTCACACTGCGCCAAAACTCGTGTAGAGTTTCATGTCGTTGCGGAGATGAACGAGGGAAACAAAAGCCCCCGGGAAGAACCAAAACACCAGCTGCACCTCTAGCTCAACTGGCAGAGCAATTGACTCTTAATCAATGGGTTCCGGGTTCGAGTCCCGGGGGGTGCACCACAGAAACCCCGTCTTCACTGGCTACAGGCCATGAAGGCGGGGTTTCGCTTTACCCGGGCCAGCGCCAAACCACGGCTGTCTTGAGGTTTTCACATTCACTCCCGGTATTCGAAAGCAGCCTCGAGTTCAGCGAAAGCCGGGGCGCAGCCTTAACAGGGCAGGGTTGGAGACGGCGTCCTTCAGTTGACGCTTAGTTGACGCTGTTAGCGTCCACGGCGAGCCCGGGCTCGGCACTGGCCACGATGGCCTTGGTCTCCGGAGACGAGAAGCGGCTGGCCAGGACGGTGACGACGGCCTGGAGTTCCTGGCGAAGGACGTCCGGATCGATTGAAGCAGCCGCCAGCACAGTGCGTTCCATGTCCGCTGCCGCGGCCACGGCCTCAACTCCGCGCTCGGTAAGGGACACCACATGGCTTCGACGGTCAGAGGTGCTGCGTTCGCGGCGGATGTGTCCGTGAACCTCGAGCCGGCTCAGGGTTTTCCCCATGGTCTGGGCCTGAACACGGACCAACTGGGCAAGCTGTGCCTGGGTCATGGGTCCGTTGACGGAGAGGACTTCCATGGCTATCACCCCCGCGTGGGTCAGCCCGATGGCTCCCAGCTTCTCGTTCCAGGAGTGTTCCACGAGACGTGCCGCGGTGGACAAAAGGCGCCCAGTGGGCCAGCGATCCATATCAGGCATACAACTTAGTATAGCCAGCGTGGGATTCGTCCCCGGTTCCCGCGCTTACTAAGCTTGCATGTCCAGAACATTCCTAAGGAGAAAATCTTGGCTGAACGACTCATTCCCGGCACTCCGGCACCGGACTTTACGCTGAAGGATTCCGCAGGGAATGACGTCAGCCTGAAGGACTATCGCGGACGAAACACCATTGTGTATTTCTACCCGGCCGCCTCCACGCCGGGGTGCACCAAGGAAGCCTGCGACTTCCGCGACACGCTCGCCTCCCTTCAGACGCATGGCTACGACGTCCTTGGCGTCTCCCCTGATCCCGCCGGAAAGCTCGTGAAATTCGCGGAGCAGGAAGCTCTGACCTTCCCGCTTCTGTCCGATGAAGACCACGCCGTGGCTGAGGCCTATGGCGCCTGGGGTGAGAAGAAGAACTACGGGCGGACCTACGAAGGCCTCATCCGGTCCACGATCGTGGTGGATCCGGACGGCAATGTCGCCGTGGCGCAGTACAACGTGCGGGCCACCGGACACGTGGCAAAGCTCCGCCGGGACCTCGGGCTGGCCTAGGGCATTTCGCCGGGACCGAGTGAGCAGGGCCTGTCCTTCCGCCGCGCGGAAGGCGCCGCCCGGAAGGTACACTGGACCCTGGCACCGCCGTCGGACGTTTCCTGCTTTTCGCAGGATCAGCCGGAAGCCCCGTACGACGGCGCCGCGCGCGAGTGGTGAAATTGGCAGACACGCAGGATTTAGGTTCCTGTGCCTTCGGGCGTGGGGGTTCAAGTCCCCCCTTGCGCACAATTGCATAAACCTCGGAATCCCGGGCCTCACGGTCCGGGATTCCGGCGTTTAACGTCGCCCCCCCCGGCGCCCGAAAGCTCCGCGAAAAAAGATTCTCCCGCTTCACCCATCCATTGCTGCCGAACTGCCGAATACCCATTGAGACACCAACCAAGGGTCGGTGCCCACAGTCGTAATTCAGCCGGCGCAGTGTTCGCAAAAGTCGTTCGCCGCAGGCAATGATCGGCACTAACAAGGAGAATCGAAATGCAGTCATTCAAGCGCACAACTTTCACCGTTGCAGGTGTTGCAGCTGCAGCACTGCTGAGCCTGACGGCATGCGGCGGCTCATCAACGACCGCTACCAGTTCCTCGGCGCCGGCTTCCACGCCGTCCGCTTCGAGCATGGCGCCGTCACCGTCGGCCAGCTCCTCGGCCGCCATGGACCCGGCCGCCAACTTGGTTGGCCCGGGCTGTGCAGGCTACGCCGAGCAGGTACCCGACGGCGCCGGTTCGGTTGCCGGCATGGCCCTCGACCCCGTCGCGGTGGCCGCCTCCAACAACCCGTTGCTGAAGACCCTGACGGCTGCGGTGTCCGGCAAGCTCAACCCGAAGGTTGACCTGGTGGACACCCTGAACGGCAGCGAATTCACGGTCTTCGCACCGGTGGATGATGCGTTCGCCAAAATCGACGCCGCCACCATCGAAACGCTCAAGACCGACGACGCCCTCCTGAGCAAGATCCTGACCTACCACGTGGTTCCGGGCCAGATCACCCCCGACAACATTGTGGGCACCCACAAGACCGTCCAGGGCGGCTCGGTCACCGTGACCGGAACGAAGGATGCGCTGAAGGCCGATGACGCCAGCGTCATCTGCGGCGGCGTCCAGACGGCC harbors:
- a CDS encoding PQQ-dependent sugar dehydrogenase, with protein sequence MPAAALVSALALALSACTGGGSAPPTGNAGSVTGGDRAAREPQVLETVEGLRLPWSTVFLPDGTAVISERDSGELKSVKDGSTTVLGSIPGVVPGGEGGLLGLAVSPNYDSDKSLFAYFTAQADNRIARFTLSEPETGGALRLGGPETIFSGIPKASTHNGGRIRFGPDGHLYVGTGDSQRRDQPQDPNALGGKILRITAEGKPAPGNPFGDNPVYSLGHRNVQGLDWDDAGRLWSSEFGPTVDDELNLIQPGGNYGWPEVTGAPGRQGFIDAKVVWPSTAESSPSGLEIVGTTAYLGALRGQRLWAVPLDGENAGNPVSHFTTRYGRIRDVSLAPDGTLWMLTNNQNPDSALILALPR
- a CDS encoding MarR family winged helix-turn-helix transcriptional regulator, which codes for MDRWPTGRLLSTAARLVEHSWNEKLGAIGLTHAGVIAMEVLSVNGPMTQAQLAQLVRVQAQTMGKTLSRLEVHGHIRRERSTSDRRSHVVSLTERGVEAVAAAADMERTVLAAASIDPDVLRQELQAVVTVLASRFSSPETKAIVASAEPGLAVDANSVN
- the bcp gene encoding thioredoxin-dependent thiol peroxidase, with product MAERLIPGTPAPDFTLKDSAGNDVSLKDYRGRNTIVYFYPAASTPGCTKEACDFRDTLASLQTHGYDVLGVSPDPAGKLVKFAEQEALTFPLLSDEDHAVAEAYGAWGEKKNYGRTYEGLIRSTIVVDPDGNVAVAQYNVRATGHVAKLRRDLGLA
- a CDS encoding fasciclin domain-containing protein, with the protein product MQSFKRTTFTVAGVAAAALLSLTACGGSSTTATSSSAPASTPSASSMAPSPSASSSAAMDPAANLVGPGCAGYAEQVPDGAGSVAGMALDPVAVAASNNPLLKTLTAAVSGKLNPKVDLVDTLNGSEFTVFAPVDDAFAKIDAATIETLKTDDALLSKILTYHVVPGQITPDNIVGTHKTVQGGSVTVTGTKDALKADDASVICGGVQTANATVYLVDSVLMPK